One region of Pangasianodon hypophthalmus isolate fPanHyp1 chromosome 15, fPanHyp1.pri, whole genome shotgun sequence genomic DNA includes:
- the LOC113541401 gene encoding olfactory receptor 52N5-like yields MENGSYRNEFLRIEGLQITRYSTYPVFILLFLAYLFIMVSNLGIIMIIAMEKALHKPMYLLFCNLPVNDALNATVVLPGLLKDILAESDRYISYAACVIQAFGVHTFNTCTHTILIIMAFDRYVAICNPLRYHTIMTNKMVVRLSVIAWIAAIVPIIILLALTIRLSHCTSTILNPYCDNPSLFKLSCDNLSVNQIFGLFITAVIWIISVSCISLTYLKIAHVCLKNQNSTLKSKAIKTCSTHLIVYLIHLGCGSSIVILHRFSAYEELRKLASILIYVIPTSLNPVIYGLQTKEIRHWIEQIFLRRKVIPG; encoded by the coding sequence ATGGAAAACGGATCATACAGAAATGAATTTCTGAGGATCGAAGGACTGCAAATCACACGTTACTCCACTTATCCAgtgtttattcttcttttcttgGCCTATCTGTTCATTATGGTATCTAACCTTGGCATTATCATGATAATAGCAATGGAGAAAGCTCTTCACAAACCAATGTACCTTCTTTTCTGTAACCTCCCTGTGAATGATGCACTCAATGCTACTGTTGTACTGCCTGGTTTACTCAAAGACATTCTGGCTGAATCTGACAGGTATATCAGCTATGCCGCTTGTGTAATTCAAGCCTTTGGGGTTCACACATTCAATacgtgtacacacactatattaataatcATGGCTTTTGATAGGTACGTGGCCATATGCAACCCGTTAAGATACCACACCATAATGACTAACAAAATGGTTGTAAGGCTATCTGTAATAGCATGGATAGCTGCTATTGTCccaattataattttattggcCCTAACTATAAGGCTCTCTCATTGTACTTCAACGATATTAAATCCCTACTGTGACAATCCTTCTCTGTTTAAACTTTCTTGTGACAATCTGTCTGTAAATCAGATCTTTGGGTTATTTATCACTGCTGTGATTTGGATTATCTCGGTATCATGTATCAGTCTTACTTATCTAAAGATTGCACATGTTTGTCtaaaaaatcaaaacagcaCACTGAAGAGCAAGgctataaaaacatgcagcacCCATCTGATTGTGTATCTCATTCACTTAGGATGTGGCAGTTCTATAGTTATTTTGCACCGTTTCTCGGCTTATGAGGAACTTCGAAAACTGGCCAGTATCTTAATTTATGTCATTCCTACAAGCCTCAACCCTGTCATATATGGCCTTCAAACCAAAGAAATAAGACACTGGATTGAGCAGATCTTCCTGAGAAGGAAAGTGATTCCAGGATGA
- the LOC113541468 gene encoding olfactory receptor 52N5-like codes for MDNRSYFRNEILRIEGLQITQYSTYPVFILLFLAYLFIMVSNLGIVMMIAMEKALHKPMYLLFCNLPVNDALSATVVLPGLLKDILAESDRYISYAACVIQAFGVHSLSTSAHTILIIMALDRYVAICNPLRYNTVMTNKMVVRLSVIAWVTATVPIVIILAPTVRLSHCTSTISNPYCDNPSLFKLSCENLSVNQIFGLITSVMLWTTSISCISLTYLKIAHVCLKNQNSTLKSKAIKTCSTHLIVYLILLGCSCTVIILHRFSDYEELRKLASILIYVIPTSLNPVIYGLQTKEIRHWIEQIFLRRKVIPR; via the coding sequence ATGGACAACAGATcatatttcagaaatgaaattctgaggATCGAAGGACTGCAAATCACACAGTACTCCACTTATCCAgtgtttattcttcttttcttgGCCTATCTGTTCATTATGGTATCTAACCTTGGCATTGTCATGATGATAGCAATGGAGAAAGCTCTTCACAAACCAATGTACCTTCTTTTCTGTAACCTCCCTGTGAATGATGCACTCAGTGCTACTGTTGTACTGCCTGGTTTACTCAAAGACATTCTGGCTGAATCTGACAGGTATATCAGCTATGCCGCTTGTGTAATTCAAGCCTTTGGGGTTCACTCATTGAGTACAAGCGCACACACTATTTTAATAATCATGGCTTTAGACAGGTACGTGGCCATATGCAACCCGTTAAGATACAACACAGTAATGACTAACAAAATGGTTGTAAGGCTATCTGTAATAGCATGGGTAACTGCTACTGTCCCAATTGTAATTATATTGGCCCCCACTGTAAGGCTCTCTCATTGTACTTCAACAATATCAAATCCCTACTGTGACAATCCTTCTCTGTTTAAACTTTCCTGTGAGAATCTGTCTGTAAATCAGATCTTTGGCTTGATTACTTCTGTCATGCTTTGGACTACCTCAATATCATGTATCAGTCTTACTTATCTAAAGATTGCACATGTTTGTctaaaaaatcaaaacagtaCACTGAAGAGCAAagctataaaaacatgcagcacCCATCTGATTGTGTATCTCATTCTCCTTGGATGTTCctgtactgtaattattttGCACCGTTTCTCAGATTATGAAGAACTTCGAAAACTGGCCAGTATCTTAATTTATGTCATTCCTACAAGCCTCAACCCTGTCATATATGGCCTTCAAACCAAAGAAATAAGACATTGGATTGAGCAGATCTTCCTGAGAAGGAAAGTGATTCCACGATGA